The uncultured Desulfobulbus sp. genome window below encodes:
- a CDS encoding Maf family protein: protein MFTARIPLLLASASPRRKDFLNGLGLTFSIHPADIDETPLPAENPEAFALRMARDKAQVLSSQYSHKCIIAADTVVALDQQIYGKPESPEQALSFLKQLQGRTHQVITGFSVLAREHNLETWSTETTLVTFGQFSTSVLQSYVNSGDPLDKAGAYGIQGIGTFLVQSIEGSYSNVVGLPLNQLLNTLLKHNIIYAN from the coding sequence ATGTTTACAGCACGTATCCCGCTCCTCCTGGCCTCAGCCTCTCCCAGAAGAAAAGACTTTCTCAACGGCCTGGGGCTTACATTTTCAATTCATCCTGCCGACATTGATGAGACGCCCTTACCCGCCGAAAATCCAGAAGCGTTTGCCCTGCGCATGGCGAGAGACAAAGCGCAGGTCCTGAGCAGCCAGTATTCCCACAAATGTATCATTGCAGCCGATACCGTTGTTGCCCTTGATCAACAGATTTATGGTAAACCGGAAAGTCCGGAGCAGGCCTTAAGCTTTCTCAAACAGCTCCAAGGCCGTACCCACCAGGTCATAACCGGATTTTCTGTTTTGGCACGAGAGCACAATCTCGAGACCTGGAGTACAGAGACCACCCTGGTCACCTTTGGTCAATTTTCGACCTCTGTGCTCCAAAGCTACGTCAACAGCGGAGATCCTCTTGATAAGGCCGGAGCCTATGGGATTCAAGGCATTGGCACTTTTCTGGTTCAATCCATCGAGGGATCCTATAGTAATGTGGTTGGTTTACCTCTGAACCAACTACTCAATACCCTGCTCAAGCACAATATTATATATGCCAACTAA